In Lapillicoccus jejuensis, the DNA window GCGCGCGCTGCTCACCGACCTGCTCCGCGGCCGGCTCGGTTTCGACGGCGTCGTCATGGCCGACGGCGGCGCCGTCGACCGGCTCGTCGAGATGACGGAGAGGCGGGCCGCGGCCGCGTGGCGAGCCCTCGACGCCGGCGTCGACCTCTCGCTGTGGGACGAGTCGTGGACCCTGCTGCCGCGGCTGGCCGCCGACGACGAGGTGGTCCACGCCGCGCTGCGCCGGGCGGCCGGTCGGGTGCTGCGGCTCAAGGCCGCCTTCGGGCTGCTCGGCGAGGGCGGTGCGCCGACGCCCGGTGCCGGGCGCGCGGCCCGGGCCCGGGTCGAGCTCGTCGACCTCTCGCGGCGGCTCGCCGCGCGGTCGCTCGTCCTCGTCGCGGGCGACCTGCCGCTGCCGACGACCGTCGACGGACGACCGGCGCGGGTCACCGTCACCGGTCCCTACGCCGACGAGCACACCGCGCTGCTCGGCGACTACGTGGCGCCGCTCGCGCCCGAGGAGCAGGTGAGCGTGCGTGACGCCCTCGCCGACCGGGTCGAGGTGGTGGGGGCCGGGCCGGTCGACGCCGCGGTCGTCGTCGTCGGGGGGACCAGCCACCGTCGGTACGACGACGCCTTCGCCGACAACGGCGCCCTCGCCTCGATCGGCGCAGGCACCCGCGCCACCTGCGGCGAGGGCGTCGACCTCGCCGACCTCCGGCTCCCCGCCGACCAGCTCGCCGCCCTCGACGCGGCTCGGGCGTCGACGAGCGGGCCGGTGGCGGCCGTCGTCGTCAGCGGCCGACCGCACGTCCTCGACGACGTCCTCGCCCGCGCCGACGTCGTCCTCGTCGCCGGCTACCCCGGTCCGTACGGCGCTCCCGCCGTCGCCGACGCGCTGCTCGGCGACCTCGTCCCGTCCGGTCGGCTGCCCGCGACGTGGCCCTCGGGTCACGGGTCGTCGGGCGTCCTGCACGACGACCGCTACGCCGTCGACGGGGGTCTACCTCGACCTGCCGCACCCGGTCGGTCTGCCCCTCGGCTTCGGCCTCGGACCCGGGCCGGCCCCGGTCCCGCAGGTCGACCTCTCGCTCGAGGACGACGAGGTCGTCGTCGTGGTCCGCCCCGGCGCCGACGGGATCGCCACCCCGGCCCACCCGTTCGTGCTGCTCGGCCGGCGCGCCGGCGGCCGCGACCGCCCCCGCGGCGCCGAGGTCCTCGCCACCGGCCGCTGGCCCGACGCCGACACCTCCCCGCCCGACACCCCACCTGTTGCCACTGATGACACGGCCCTCACGTGGCGGCTGCCCGCGTCGGCCGTGTTCGCCGCGCCGTGGACCGACGCGGCCGGCCGCCCCCAGGGCGACCCGGCGACCCGGCTGTGGCTCGGCACCGGCCCGACCCGCCTCGATCTCGGCACCCTCCACCCCGACGGCCGTCTCGACGCGCCCGGCCGGCCCCCCCGACCCAGCTGACCCGCGAGAGGTCCCGTGCACTCCCACCCCGACACCGTCCTCGGCCGG includes these proteins:
- a CDS encoding glycoside hydrolase family 3 protein is translated as MADVVIQDGVETLLDGLDPVALAGQVNQRLKGWDCVERRGGGFVVTDALRAEVDRWGGLGALYGLFRADAWSGRTWESGVRPEERAEVAALVQDEVRRRSGRPTGVLLSEEAPHGHQALGAALLPVHLNVAAALDPACYEQACAAVALGLRQDGVHLALVSALDLLRDPRWGRSEECFGEAPAVAAQHAAALVRGFQGEDRAGIADGSGVGVVLKHFVAQGAATGGRNGQSAPIGPRELEEVHLPAAVAGVEAGAVGIMAAYDDVDGDPCCGSRALLTDLLRGRLGFDGVVMADGGAVDRLVEMTERRAAAAWRALDAGVDLSLWDESWTLLPRLAADDEVVHAALRRAAGRVLRLKAAFGLLGEGGAPTPGAGRAARARVELVDLSRRLAARSLVLVAGDLPLPTTVDGRPARVTVTGPYADEHTALLGDYVAPLAPEEQVSVRDALADRVEVVGAGPVDAAVVVVGGTSHRRYDDAFADNGALASIGAGTRATCGEGVDLADLRLPADQLAALDAARASTSGPVAAVVVSGRPHVLDDVLARADVVLVAGYPGPYGAPAVADALLGDLVPSGRLPATWPSGHGSSGVLHDDRYAVDGGLPRPAAPGRSAPRLRPRTRAGPGPAGRPLARGRRGRRRGPPRRRRDRHPGPPVRAARPARRRPRPPPRRRGPRHRPLARRRHLPARHPTCCH